A stretch of the Marivirga tractuosa DSM 4126 genome encodes the following:
- a CDS encoding glycoside hydrolase family 15 protein: MQERHTYDLGMIGNCAYLALIGKDTDIKWMCMPRFDSSFIFGSLIGGEKGGEFSIKPTSENYKVTQAYIPNTNVLETIVETDEFAYKITDCAPRFRQFDRYYRPQMLIRKIEPLRGLPQLRVVCNPVGDYGQKKLTRERGSSHIRYFGLPETLRLTTNIPINMVMDSSPFVLTKTRYMVMTYGAPLEAELQETAENFISKTIFYWQNWVKSTSIGQHYQEEVIRSSLALKIHQYEDTGGIIASPTMSLPESPGSTRNWDYRYCWMRDTYYTLTAFNNIGHFEEMENYFLYLTNIPMRGKERVQPLYNLVGEGTIIEKELDLPGYMGNQPVRLGNDAYTHIQNDVYGQILLAILPLYTDKRFANMEKSQSSYLLQTILDKIEFTMDEADAGLWEFRNLKQKHAYTHLFQWAGSHAAMKIAREIGEIELGRKAEKLLKQAAAHLEKCYAPNRKAYAQAEGVDRMDASTLQLIMMNYIPHDSQKAKDHLKALEEDLRVGKGLFYRYKHADDFGEPETTFLICAFWYVEALACVGRTEEAMEAFEELVGYSNHVGLLSEDVKSSDGSMWGNFPQAYSHVGLVNAAYRINNKLDKPDFLP, encoded by the coding sequence ATGCAAGAGAGACATACCTACGACCTTGGAATGATTGGCAATTGTGCTTATTTGGCACTTATCGGAAAAGATACGGACATTAAATGGATGTGCATGCCCCGATTTGACAGTTCATTTATTTTTGGCAGTTTGATTGGCGGGGAAAAAGGAGGAGAATTTTCCATTAAGCCCACTTCAGAAAACTATAAAGTAACCCAAGCATATATCCCCAATACAAATGTATTGGAAACAATAGTGGAAACGGATGAATTTGCCTATAAAATCACTGATTGTGCGCCACGTTTCCGCCAGTTTGATCGCTATTATCGACCTCAAATGTTGATCAGAAAAATCGAGCCTTTAAGAGGCTTGCCACAATTGAGGGTAGTTTGTAATCCAGTAGGAGATTATGGACAGAAAAAATTGACTCGTGAAAGGGGAAGCAGCCATATTCGCTATTTTGGATTACCTGAAACCTTGCGACTGACCACAAATATTCCAATCAATATGGTCATGGACAGCAGTCCGTTTGTGCTGACCAAGACACGCTATATGGTGATGACCTATGGTGCTCCTTTAGAAGCAGAATTGCAGGAGACGGCTGAAAATTTCATTAGTAAAACCATTTTCTATTGGCAAAATTGGGTAAAATCCACCAGTATTGGGCAACATTATCAAGAAGAGGTCATCCGTTCATCTTTAGCACTAAAAATTCACCAGTATGAAGATACAGGAGGAATCATTGCCTCGCCTACAATGTCTTTACCTGAATCACCTGGCAGCACCAGAAACTGGGATTATCGCTATTGTTGGATGCGAGATACTTACTACACCCTTACCGCTTTCAATAATATTGGGCACTTCGAAGAGATGGAAAATTATTTTTTATATCTCACCAATATTCCAATGCGAGGCAAAGAAAGAGTTCAACCACTCTATAATTTGGTGGGAGAAGGCACTATAATAGAGAAAGAGCTAGATCTGCCAGGTTATATGGGAAATCAACCGGTTCGTCTTGGTAATGACGCCTACACTCACATTCAAAATGATGTCTATGGCCAAATATTACTAGCTATTTTGCCTCTCTACACAGATAAGCGATTTGCTAATATGGAGAAATCCCAATCTTCTTATTTACTACAGACTATATTAGATAAAATTGAATTTACAATGGATGAGGCTGATGCTGGTTTATGGGAATTCAGAAACCTGAAACAAAAACATGCCTATACTCATCTTTTCCAATGGGCTGGGAGCCATGCTGCTATGAAAATAGCCAGAGAAATTGGAGAAATTGAACTAGGAAGAAAAGCGGAGAAATTATTGAAGCAAGCTGCTGCTCATCTTGAGAAATGTTATGCGCCAAACCGAAAAGCTTATGCACAAGCTGAGGGAGTGGATAGAATGGATGCCAGCACTCTGCAACTCATTATGATGAATTATATTCCGCATGATAGCCAAAAAGCTAAAGATCATCTTAAGGCATTAGAGGAAGACTTAAGAGTAGGAAAAGGCTTATTTTACAGATATAAGCATGCAGATGATTTTGGTGAACCAGAGACCACCTTCCTGATTTGTGCCTTTTGGTATGTGGAAGCACTTGCTTGCGTGGGCAGAACAGAAGAAGCAATGGAAGCTTTTGAAGAACTAGTGGGCTATTCTAATCACGTGGGCTTGTTAAGTGAGGATGTAAAATCATCAGACGGTTCCATGTGGGGAAATTTCCCGCAGGCTTACAGCCATGTAGGTTTGGTAAATGCTGCTTACAGAATAAATAATAAGTTGGACAAACCTGATTTTTTGCCTTAA
- a CDS encoding M20/M25/M40 family metallo-hydrolase, whose amino-acid sequence MKLLKFYLVFIAVLIAQPSFAQKDSTLVFPDSSKVMNDLYFLASDSLQGRKTNTMGNEIARKYIIQRLQKLGVSAYVQDYTQSFTFGKDMISAVNVLGFIEGYSGEDFIVISAHYDHVGMKDSTKIYNGADDNASGITALLSLAEYFRENQPENNLLFAFFDAEEMGLQGAKHFMQSVVVDTSKIIMNVNLDMVSRGDKNELYVVGTYFTPFLKPLITEAAKDKSIKLLFGRDEPKKKPNWVTASDHAPFHKAKIPFIYFGVDDHPDYHKITDTADKINPDFYLEAIRLIKEAVEIFDANLGEIVYGK is encoded by the coding sequence ATGAAGTTATTGAAATTTTACCTTGTTTTTATTGCCGTGTTGATTGCACAGCCGAGCTTTGCCCAAAAAGATTCAACCTTAGTTTTTCCTGATTCTAGCAAGGTAATGAATGATTTGTATTTCTTAGCATCAGATTCTTTGCAAGGCAGAAAAACCAACACAATGGGCAATGAAATAGCTAGAAAATATATCATTCAAAGATTGCAAAAACTAGGAGTTTCCGCCTATGTTCAAGACTATACACAATCATTTACTTTTGGAAAAGACATGATTTCAGCTGTTAACGTTCTAGGATTTATTGAAGGATATTCAGGTGAAGACTTTATAGTAATTTCTGCACATTATGATCATGTTGGCATGAAAGATAGCACAAAAATCTATAATGGAGCAGATGATAATGCCAGTGGAATAACTGCACTTTTATCTTTAGCTGAATACTTCAGAGAAAACCAGCCTGAAAACAATTTACTCTTTGCCTTTTTTGATGCAGAAGAAATGGGATTGCAAGGTGCAAAACATTTTATGCAGTCTGTTGTAGTGGATACCAGTAAAATTATAATGAATGTTAATCTGGATATGGTAAGTCGTGGCGATAAAAACGAATTATATGTAGTAGGTACCTATTTCACTCCTTTTTTAAAACCCTTGATAACAGAAGCTGCAAAAGACAAAAGTATTAAATTGTTATTTGGGAGGGATGAACCCAAGAAAAAACCTAATTGGGTTACTGCTTCTGACCATGCTCCTTTTCATAAGGCTAAAATCCCATTTATTTACTTTGGAGTTGATGATCATCCTGATTACCATAAAATAACCGATACTGCGGATAAAATTAACCCCGATTTTTATTTGGAAGCCATTCGTCTGATTAAAGAGGCAGTCGAAATTTTTGATGCTAATTTGGGCGAGATTGTTTATGGTAAATAA